One genomic window of Moorella glycerini includes the following:
- the larE gene encoding ATP-dependent sacrificial sulfur transferase LarE, translating into MITADLAAKLEHLQNNLAGMEAILVAYSGGVDSSLLLKVASMTPARVLAVTAASPTYPQVEIEAATRLARELGISHMVINTKEMANPAFTANPPERCYHCKKELFATLQELAREHGLKVIVDGANADDSSDFRPGSRAAREFGVRSPLQEAGLTKEEIRRLARYLSLPNWDKPSMACLSSRIPYGQAITPEKLEQVAAAEAFLRQLGLREIRVRHHGAVARLEVNPSAFALLIDTSVREKLVNCLHELGFTYITLDLEGFRSGSMNAVLSPVERVVRHNA; encoded by the coding sequence ATGATAACTGCTGATCTAGCTGCCAAACTGGAACACCTGCAAAATAATTTAGCAGGCATGGAAGCCATCCTGGTGGCCTATTCCGGTGGTGTTGACAGCAGCCTTTTACTCAAGGTAGCCAGTATGACGCCAGCCAGGGTCCTGGCGGTAACGGCCGCTTCACCCACTTATCCCCAGGTGGAAATAGAAGCCGCTACCCGGCTGGCGCGGGAACTTGGTATCTCGCATATGGTAATAAATACCAAAGAAATGGCAAACCCTGCCTTTACTGCTAACCCGCCGGAACGCTGCTACCATTGCAAAAAGGAACTTTTTGCTACCTTGCAGGAACTGGCCCGGGAACACGGACTGAAAGTAATAGTTGATGGCGCCAATGCCGATGACAGCAGCGATTTCCGCCCTGGTAGCCGGGCGGCCAGAGAGTTCGGCGTCCGCAGCCCCCTGCAGGAAGCAGGCCTGACCAAAGAGGAGATCCGCCGGCTGGCAAGATACTTAAGCCTGCCCAACTGGGATAAGCCTTCCATGGCCTGCCTTTCCTCCCGCATCCCCTACGGCCAGGCCATTACACCGGAAAAACTGGAGCAAGTGGCTGCTGCCGAAGCTTTCTTACGCCAGCTGGGTCTAAGGGAAATCCGGGTACGTCATCACGGCGCCGTTGCCCGCCTGGAGGTAAACCCATCCGCCTTTGCCCTTCTCATTGATACAAGTGTCCGGGAAAAGCTGGTTAACTGTCTCCACGAACTCGGGTTTACCTATATCACCCTAGATTTAGAAGGCTTCCGCAGCGGCAGCATGAATGCCGTGCTTAGCCCGGTGGAACGGGTAGTAAGGCACAATGCTTAA